CCTTTTGGACTGATGGCAAAAGTATATCGAGATATTTTTCCACTCGTTCATCAAGAGCTGGACATATGGAAGCAAAAATCAGAATCAATTCATAACAGTGAATTAAAAGCACAGGCAACCGCAAGTATTCGAGACAAAACGTTTCACTGTGAAGGCGGCGGCATACTGGCGTTATTGTCAGGCAATCAAAAACAGAAATGTGTTGAGTTTATTATCGCGTACCAAACGATCAGTGATTATCTGGACAATCTGTGCGACCGCAGCACATCGCTTGATCCGCGGGATTTTCGGATGCTCCACGCCTCAATGCAGGATGCGCTGACAGTGGGAGCGGAGCCGCAAAATTATTATCAATTCAGAGAAGAACAGGACGACAGCGGATATTTACATGAACTGGTCAAAACGTGTCAGCGTGTTCTTGGTTCCATTGAGCACTATGACATGATTAAACCGTATCTGCTTGAACTGTGCGGCTATTATTGCGATTTGCAGGTGCATAAGCACGTCATTGAGCACGAGCGTGTTCCGAGGCTTGAGAAGTGGTTTACTCAATATGAATCAGGGCTGCCTGAGATGGAATGGTATGAATTTTCGGCTTGTGCAGGCTCTACATTAGGCATTTTCTGTCTTGTTGCGTATTCGTTCCAGCCTGAT
The Bacillus vallismortis genome window above contains:
- the tbcS gene encoding tetraprenyl-beta-curcumene synthase translates to MTVPEHPFGLMAKVYRDIFPLVHQELDIWKQKSESIHNSELKAQATASIRDKTFHCEGGGILALLSGNQKQKCVEFIIAYQTISDYLDNLCDRSTSLDPRDFRMLHASMQDALTVGAEPQNYYQFREEQDDSGYLHELVKTCQRVLGSIEHYDMIKPYLLELCGYYCDLQVHKHVIEHERVPRLEKWFTQYESGLPEMEWYEFSACAGSTLGIFCLVAYSFQPDFTENTAKKIRNSYFPYIQGLHILLDYLIDQEEDLLEGDLNFCSYYESHEEMMKRLEHFIQKADEHLHGIPHENFHRLINRGLLGVYLSDDKVAGQKEMGRLAKKLIKASGKTSFFFYINGRAYRKFQKMAWVKNSKKKAQIIC